A stretch of the Clavibacter sp. B3I6 genome encodes the following:
- a CDS encoding MaoC family dehydratase N-terminal domain-containing protein: protein MPVNPEIQGRVLPAAVPYLVGREKVREFARAVGATHPVHLDPEAARAAGHADVVAPSTFPVVVQEAALAQLLAEPDAGIDFSRVVHGEQSFAYSRPVVAGDELTATLTVTKVASLGGNAMVTAASAMVDASGAHVVTAVSTIVVRGDDA from the coding sequence GTGCCAGTGAATCCAGAGATCCAGGGTCGCGTGCTCCCCGCCGCCGTCCCGTACCTGGTGGGACGCGAGAAGGTGCGCGAGTTCGCCCGCGCCGTCGGCGCCACCCACCCCGTCCACCTCGATCCCGAGGCCGCGCGCGCCGCGGGCCACGCCGACGTGGTCGCGCCGAGCACCTTCCCCGTGGTCGTGCAGGAGGCGGCGCTCGCGCAGCTCCTCGCCGAGCCCGACGCGGGCATCGACTTCAGCCGGGTGGTCCACGGCGAGCAGTCCTTCGCGTACTCGCGTCCCGTCGTCGCGGGCGACGAGCTCACCGCCACGCTCACCGTCACCAAGGTCGCGTCGCTCGGTGGCAACGCCATGGTGACCGCCGCGTCCGCGATGGTGGACGCCTCGGGCGCCCACGTGGTCACGGCCGTCTCCACCATCGTGGTCCGCGGGGACGACGCGTGA
- a CDS encoding MaoC/PaaZ C-terminal domain-containing protein, protein MSAAAVPVLADLAVGDVVAERSIHLTRDSLVRYAGASGDFNPIHYRDDVAASVGLPGVLAHGMLTMGQAVQPVADWAGDPSRILSYGVRFTRPVVVDPADGQELAVVAKVGAIDAEAGTARIDIAVSVDGKTVLGRAQALVRLA, encoded by the coding sequence GTGAGCGCCGCGGCCGTGCCCGTGCTCGCCGACCTCGCCGTGGGCGACGTCGTGGCGGAGCGCTCCATCCACCTCACGCGCGACTCCCTGGTCCGCTATGCGGGCGCCTCGGGCGACTTCAACCCCATCCACTACCGCGACGACGTGGCCGCGTCGGTCGGCCTGCCGGGCGTCCTCGCCCACGGCATGCTCACCATGGGCCAGGCCGTGCAGCCCGTGGCCGACTGGGCGGGCGACCCCTCCCGCATCCTCTCCTACGGCGTGCGCTTCACGCGGCCCGTGGTCGTGGATCCCGCGGACGGCCAGGAGCTGGCGGTCGTCGCCAAGGTCGGCGCCATCGACGCCGAGGCGGGCACCGCCCGCATCGACATCGCCGTGTCCGTCGACGGGAAGACCGTGCTGGGCCGCGCGCAGGCGCTGGTCCGGCTGGCGTAG
- a CDS encoding UDP-N-acetylmuramate dehydrogenase, whose amino-acid sequence MTIETHRDAPLADLTTLRVGGPAEELVTVSERDELVDTLLGLWTVGEDWHVIGGGSNSLISDEGVPGTVIRIATRGVEVGEERADGTVPVRVQAGEPWDALVARTVADGLAGLEALSGIPGSTGASPVQNIGAYGQEVADVLEGVEFLDYETGRVERLSAADLGLGYRTSSLKRGRVGVVLTVDFALTRGEGADALGLPVAYPQLAGALGVELGDRVPVARVRETVLALRASKGMVLDDADPDTWSAGSFFTNPIVSAAFARTLPADAPRWPQEEPPEDLVVPLGDQWEVAEAIEREAAARRRREPAAVKLSAAWLIEHSGVHRGFRLPGSGAAISSKHTLALTNRGTATAEDVAALARYVQGRVMGEHGVILQPEPVLVGLSL is encoded by the coding sequence GTGACGATCGAGACCCACCGCGACGCCCCGCTCGCCGACCTCACGACGCTGCGCGTCGGCGGCCCGGCCGAGGAGCTCGTGACCGTGAGCGAGCGCGACGAGCTCGTCGACACGCTGCTCGGCCTCTGGACCGTGGGCGAGGACTGGCACGTCATCGGCGGCGGGTCCAACTCCCTCATCTCCGACGAGGGCGTGCCCGGCACGGTGATCCGCATCGCCACCCGCGGCGTCGAGGTCGGCGAGGAGCGCGCCGACGGCACCGTCCCCGTGCGCGTGCAGGCCGGAGAGCCGTGGGACGCGCTCGTCGCGCGCACCGTGGCGGACGGCCTCGCGGGGCTGGAGGCGCTCTCGGGCATCCCCGGATCCACCGGCGCCTCGCCCGTGCAGAACATCGGCGCGTACGGCCAGGAGGTGGCCGACGTCCTCGAGGGCGTGGAGTTCCTGGACTACGAGACCGGCCGGGTCGAGCGCCTGAGCGCCGCGGACCTCGGCCTCGGCTACCGCACGTCGTCGCTCAAGCGCGGCCGCGTGGGCGTCGTGCTCACGGTGGACTTCGCGCTGACCCGCGGCGAGGGAGCCGACGCGCTGGGGCTCCCGGTCGCGTACCCGCAGCTCGCGGGGGCCCTCGGCGTGGAGCTCGGCGACCGCGTCCCCGTCGCCCGCGTGCGCGAGACCGTGCTCGCCCTCCGCGCCTCCAAGGGCATGGTGCTCGACGACGCGGATCCCGACACCTGGAGCGCGGGCTCCTTCTTCACCAACCCCATCGTCAGCGCCGCCTTCGCGCGCACGCTGCCGGCCGATGCCCCGCGCTGGCCGCAGGAGGAGCCGCCCGAGGACCTCGTCGTGCCGCTCGGCGACCAGTGGGAGGTGGCCGAGGCCATCGAGCGCGAGGCCGCCGCGCGCCGCCGCCGCGAGCCCGCGGCCGTGAAGCTCAGCGCCGCGTGGCTCATCGAGCACTCGGGCGTGCACCGCGGGTTCCGGCTGCCGGGATCCGGCGCGGCCATCTCCTCGAAGCACACGCTCGCGCTCACCAACCGCGGCACCGCCACCGCCGAGGACGTCGCTGCCCTCGCGCGCTACGTGCAGGGCCGGGTCATGGGCGAGCACGGCGTGATCCTGCAGCCCGAGCCCGTGCTGGTCGGCCTCTCCCTCTAG
- a CDS encoding pyridoxal phosphate-dependent aminotransferase, which produces MAEPQSTVPLSRVSTRIGSIAESATLKVDGKAKALQAAGRPVISFAAGEPDFPTPDYVVEAAVEAARDPRNHRYTAAAGLPDLREAIAEKTRTSSGLDVGIDRIIVTNGGKQAVYQAFQTLLDQGDEVLVPTPYWTTYPEAIRLAGGVAVDVFAGAEQGYLVTVEQLEAAWTPRTKVLLFVSPSNPTGAVYSREQTREIGEWADAKGLWVISDEIYQDLVYDGAEAASIVDVVPALADRTILVNGVAKTYAMTGWRVGWMVGPADAIKAAGNLQSHLSSNVSNVSQRAAIAALRGPRDTVDRMREAFDRRRRTIVAELDAIPGFVTPTPQGAFYVYPDVTGLFGRDIDGVTPTTSLEVADVLLEKAEVAAVPGEAFGPSGFLRFSYALGDEALLEGVRRIRDLLA; this is translated from the coding sequence ATGGCCGAACCGCAGAGCACCGTCCCCCTCAGCCGCGTCTCCACCCGCATCGGATCCATCGCCGAGTCCGCGACCCTCAAGGTCGACGGCAAAGCCAAGGCCCTGCAGGCCGCCGGGCGCCCCGTCATCAGCTTCGCGGCCGGCGAGCCCGACTTCCCGACTCCCGACTACGTGGTCGAGGCCGCGGTCGAGGCCGCGCGCGATCCCCGCAACCACCGGTACACGGCGGCGGCCGGGCTCCCCGACCTCCGCGAGGCGATCGCGGAGAAGACGCGCACGTCGTCGGGCCTCGACGTGGGCATCGACCGGATCATCGTCACCAACGGCGGCAAGCAGGCCGTCTACCAGGCGTTCCAGACCCTGCTCGACCAGGGCGACGAGGTCCTCGTGCCCACGCCCTACTGGACCACGTACCCGGAGGCCATCCGCCTCGCGGGCGGCGTCGCCGTCGACGTCTTCGCGGGCGCCGAACAGGGCTACCTCGTCACGGTCGAGCAGCTCGAGGCCGCGTGGACCCCGCGCACCAAGGTGCTGCTGTTCGTCTCCCCCTCCAACCCCACGGGCGCCGTGTACTCGCGGGAGCAGACCCGCGAGATCGGCGAGTGGGCGGACGCGAAGGGCCTCTGGGTCATCAGCGACGAGATCTACCAGGACCTCGTCTACGACGGCGCCGAGGCGGCGAGCATCGTCGACGTCGTGCCGGCGCTGGCCGACCGGACGATCCTCGTCAACGGCGTCGCCAAGACGTACGCCATGACCGGCTGGCGTGTCGGGTGGATGGTAGGCCCGGCCGACGCCATCAAGGCCGCGGGCAACCTCCAGTCGCACCTGTCCTCGAACGTCTCCAACGTCTCGCAGCGCGCGGCCATCGCCGCCCTCCGCGGACCACGCGACACCGTCGACCGGATGCGCGAGGCCTTCGACCGCCGCCGCCGCACGATCGTCGCCGAGCTCGATGCCATCCCCGGCTTCGTCACGCCGACGCCGCAGGGCGCGTTCTACGTCTACCCCGACGTCACGGGGCTCTTCGGCCGCGACATCGACGGCGTGACGCCCACGACGTCCCTGGAGGTGGCCGACGTCCTGCTGGAGAAGGCCGAGGTCGCCGCGGTGCCCGGCGAGGCGTTCGGCCCGAGCGGCTTCCTGCGCTTCAGCTACGCGCTCGGCGACGAGGCGCTGCTCGAGGGCGTGCGCCGGATCCGCGACCTGCTCGCCTGA
- the secE gene encoding preprotein translocase subunit SecE → MARKIVDEPSEEIVAQAREQRDARRNPFARLVLFIKQVVQELKKVVTPTRKELLTFTGVVLAFVVVMMVIVSLLDQLFGYLAIVVFGNGA, encoded by the coding sequence GTGGCGCGGAAGATCGTCGACGAGCCCAGCGAGGAGATCGTCGCGCAGGCTCGCGAGCAGCGGGACGCGCGACGCAACCCCTTCGCCCGGCTGGTGCTCTTCATCAAGCAGGTCGTGCAGGAGCTCAAGAAGGTGGTCACCCCCACCCGCAAGGAGCTGCTCACGTTCACGGGAGTCGTCCTGGCCTTCGTCGTCGTCATGATGGTGATCGTCTCGCTCCTCGACCAGCTGTTCGGGTACCTGGCCATCGTGGTGTTCGGCAACGGCGCTTAG